A DNA window from Helianthus annuus cultivar XRQ/B chromosome 15, HanXRQr2.0-SUNRISE, whole genome shotgun sequence contains the following coding sequences:
- the LOC110911175 gene encoding uncharacterized protein LOC110911175 isoform X8 — protein MYGRWEGELWFHRWHMWPVPSSSTPSVAAQNNSFDGRKINVGDCALFKPSHNSLPFVGRIRKLKLGKENNLSLCVNWLYRPADVKLKEGAPLEAAPNEVFYSFHKDEIPAASLLHPCKVTFLRKGVEFPPGISSFVCRRVYDIESECLWWLTDKNYINKLQEEVDQLLDKTSIEMHGAVQTGGRSPKPINGPNGSAQLKPSSDNVQNSSSSISSHAKSKKREHGAHNSESVKRDRLSKVDDADSGQLRPERVLKSEIAKITDKGGLLDFGGVEKLIQLMRPDSTEKKLNLACRRMLVDVISGTDRFDYLNRFVQLRGLSVLDEWLQEIHKCKIGDGSPKENEKSVEDFLFSLLRALDRLPVNLHALQTCNVGKSVNHLRSHKNSEIQKKARSLVSTWKRRVEAEMNIIETKSSTSRGGSWPNKSMISEVSHVGPKGSTSQPSVIKSQRPKQSSGEVVVKSPTSLGSTKLSPSSSQSPNNSQSCSSDHGKTGTSSVSKISSSVSHSKNSSNGFHASTILGVQKGSPTKHTSERVSDVSLVDNGSNPRLIVRLPNTSRSPVQTASVESPGDSSTVSGKGSVPVPSEKQDLKVSRKIDSVSNVQNTNTAKGLVVCDEEHGKKDASFGSGSSSGITPKPGKLYEPSYSSINALVESCAKFSEASVPPSGGDVGGINLLASVAAGEMTRSDVSPACSPGSNSPVREDSSSVNVAKLRQTANDVGHSEDNISVANGSVGGDNSTQLVNMDTDVKPAGLIEDASVNATNMKPNSLSSLQEDKCVDDKPVKSTVGLGPGPPDAAAATVKTETQINEESASWSSSDMHADEKKLVHKRSTDDVDLAPKFEENDDNKAEHSARQNMDSGTSECAHENMENDGKTPVSEKSNDVTEPEPSCVEDRTVKLDFDLNEVLPSDDGVQGEAEKAALHTPSTLPSNNKNRSGLITVAAAAKGPFYPSESLSRGKPELGWKGSAATSAFRPAEPRKVDVPVPDNRTTKPVRPLFDFDLNVGAEDAGQSNAPSGLDLDLNASEEGPEVVQLSISRPRSFLPGGPNSSRDFDLNGPGVEEVGGESVSFSKNGMQFMSGVSNVRMNNMDIGSYSTWFPPNNTYPAMTIPSQRMLAPVASTSVNPEMFRGPVLSSSPAVAFSSSVPFQYSAFPFETNFSIPSMSNTFSSVSNAYVDSSSSGGGPICFPTIPSVGPNGVVSMPYRPYFMSLPGGGSSNVGPDGRKWGSQGQGQGLDLNAGPGGGSDDKLPFALRQLPLAGSQAVADEQLKMFQQMAAGSGGAPKRKEPDGGWDGDRISYKHPHWQ, from the exons ATGTATGGGCGGTGGGAAGGTGAGTTGTGGTTCCACCGGTGGCACATGTGGCCGGTCCCATCTTCCTCCACGCCGTCTGTAGCTGCTCAGAACAATTCATTC GATGGTCGAAAGATTAATGTTGGCGACTGTGCTCTGTTCAAGCCATCCCACAATTCCCTTCCGTTTGTTGGAAGAATTCGTAAATTAAAATTAGGAAAAGAAAACAATTTAAGTCTTTGTGTGAACTGGCTTTACCGACCTGCAGACGTAAAGCTTAAAGAAGGTGCTCCGCTGGAAGCAGCACCAAACGAGGTTTTCTACTCTTTTCACAAGGATGAGATACCTGCTGCATCGTTACTCCACCCGTGTAAAGTCACATTTCTTCGTAAAGGTGTTGAATTTCCTCCAGGGATATCCTCATTTGTGTGCAGACGAGTGTATGATATTGAGAGCGAGTGTTTATGGTGGTTAACTGACAAAAACTATATTAAC AAACTGCAAGAAGAAGTAGACCAGTTATTAGATAAGACGTCGATAGAAATGCATGGAGCAGTGCAGACCGGAGGTCGGTCTCCGAAACCTATAAATGGTCCGAATGGGTCCGCACAACTCAAACCTAGTTCTGATAATGTACAAAATAGTTCATCTTCCATTTCATCACATGCCAAGAGTAAGAAGAGAGAGCATGGTGCTCACAATTCAGAATCTGTCAAACGCGATCGTTTATCTAAAGTAGATGATGCCGATTCCGGTCAACTTAGACCAGAACGTGTATTAAAGTCCGAGATCGCTAAAATTACTGATAAAGGAGGGTTGTTAGATTTCGGTGGAGTTGAAAAACTAATACAGCTCATGCGACCTGATAGTACCGAGAAGAAACTAAACCTAGCTTGTCGGAGAATGCTTGTTGATGTAATATCGGGTACTGACCGATTCGATTACTTAAACCGGTTCGTTCAGCTACGGGGCTTGTCTGTTTTAGATGAATGGCTTCAAGAGATTCACAAGTGTAAAATCGGTGATGGTAGTCCTAAAGAGAACGAAAAATCCGTTGAGGATTTTCTCTTTTCGTTACTACGCGCACTCGACAGGTTGCCCGTGAATCTTCATGCTTTACAGACGTGTAATGTCGGGAAGTCTGTGAATCATTTACGTAGCCATAAAAATTCTGAAATTCAGAAGAAAGCTAGAAGTCTGGTCAGCACATGGAAGAGACGCGTAGAAGCCGAAATGAATATTATCGAAACAAAGTCTAGTACAAGTCGAGGTGGTTCTTGGCCAAACAAGTCGATGATTTCGGAAGTTTCTCATGTGGGTCCTAAGGGTTCTACTTCACAACCTTCTGTGATAAAATCTCAACGGCCAAAACAAAGCTCGGGTGAAGTTGTAGTCAAATCACCAACATCTCTGGGGTCCACAAAACTGTCACCGTCGTCCAGTCAATCTCCGAACAATAGTCAGTCGTGTTCTAGTGATCATGGGAAGACGGGGACGTCGAGCGTAAGTAAGATCTCGAGTAGCGTTTCTCATAGTAAAAACTCAAGCAACGGTTTTCATGCATCTACAATCCTGGGAGTTCAAAAGGGATCGCCAACGAAGCATACGTCAGAAAGAGTATCTGACGTGTCACTTGTAGATAACGGTAGCAACCCGAGGCTCATAGTGAGGTTGCCAAACACTAGTCGAAGTCCCGTACAAACTGCAAGTGTGGAATCACCTGGAGATTCGTCGACGGTATCTGGCAAGGGCTCGGTTCCAGTACCTTCCGAGAAGCAGGATCTGAAAGTAAGTAGAAAAATTGACTCCGTCAGCAACGTACAAAACACAAACACGGCTAAAGGACTGGTTGTCTGTGATGAAGAACATGGTAAGAAAGATGCATCGTTCGGCAGTGGTTCGTCATCAGGGATCACTCCAAAACCGGGGAAACTATACGAGCCATCTTATAGCTCGATAAACGCGTTGGTGGAGAGCTGTGCGAAGTTTTCTGAAGCTAGTGTGCCTCCATCGGGTGGTGATGTTGGTGGGATTAATCTTCTTGCCAGCGTGGCGGCTGGCGAAATGACGAGATCCGATGTGTCACCTGCGTGTTCTCCAGGTAGTAACTCGCCCGTACGTGAAGACTCCTCTTCTGTCAACGTTGCTAAGTTAAGACAAACGGCTAATGATGTAGGTCACAGTGAAGATAATATCAGTGTGGCTAATGGTTCTGTCGGTGGGGATAATAGTACACAATTGGTGAATATGGACACTGACGTAAAGCCTGCGGGTTTGATAGAAGATGCTTCCGTGAATGCTACGAATATGAAACCGAACAGTTTAAGTTCATTACAGGAAGACAAGTGTGTTGATGATAAACCGGTTAAAAGCACCGTGGGTCTGGGTCCGGGTCCACCTGATGCAGCTGCTGCAACTGTAAAAACCGAAACACAGATAAACGAAGAATCGGCTTCTTGGTCGTCTTCAGATATGCATGCGGATGAGAAGAAATTGGTGCACAAACGGTCGACAGATGATGTTGATTTAGCACCAAAGTTTGAAGAGAATGATGACAATAAAGCCGAGCATAGTGCAAGACAAAATATGGATTCTGGCACTAGTGAATGCGCCCATGAGAATATGGAAAACGACGGAAAGACCCCTGTGTCTGAAAAATCTAATGATGTAACCGAGCCCGAGCCCAGTTGTGTTGAAGATCGTACAGTAAAGTTGGACTTTGATCTGAATGAAGTTCTTCCTAGTGATGATGGGGTACAAGGCGAGGCTGAAAAGGCTGCTCTTCATACACCTAGCACGTTACCTTCCAACAATAAAAATCGGTCTGGTTTGATTACAGTAGCTGCCGCTGCCAAAGGACCGTTTTACCCTTCCGAGAGTCTTTCCCGAGGTAAGCCCGAGCTTGGGTGGAAAGGTTCCGCTGCGACCAGTGCGTTCCGTCCAGCAGAACCACGAAAGGTTGACGTTCCAGTTCCTGATAACCGTACAACTAAACCGGTTCGCCCTCTTTTTGACTTTGATCTGAACGTTGGAGCCGAAGATGCTGGTCAAAGCAATGCACCGTCAGGACTGGATCTTGATCTAAACGCATCTGAGGAGGGTCCGGAGGTTGTCCAGCTGTCGATAAGTAGACCGAGGTCATTTCTACCTGGCGGGCCGAATTCTTCACGGGACTTTGACCTGAACGGGCCTGGTGTGGAAGAAGTCGGTGGCGAATCGGTATCGTTTTCCAAAAACGGTATGCAGTTTATGTCCGGTGTTTCTAATGTCAGAATGAATAATATGGATATTGGAAGCTACTCAACGTGGTTTCCACCGAACAATACCTACCCAGCGATGACCATCCCGTCTCAACGAATGTTGGCTCCTGTCGCCAGCACGTCAGTTAATCCCGAAATGTTCAGGGGTCCTGTCTTGTCATCATCTCCCGCAGTTGCGTTTTCGTCCAGTGTACCGTTTCAGTATTCAGCTTTCCCATTCGAGACCAATTTCTCAATACCGTCAATGTCGAATACGTTTTCTTCGGTTTCAAATGCTTATGTGGATTCTTCATCGTCTGGTGGTGGGCCGATTTGTTTTCCGACTATTCCTTCGGTGGGACCTAACGGTGTGGTGTCAATGCCGTATAGGCCGTACTTTATGAGTCTACCTGGCGGCGGTTCGAGTAATGTTGGTCCTGACGGTAGAAAGTGGGGTAGccaaggtcaaggtcaaggtcTAGATCTAAATGCAGGTCCTGGAGGCGGTTCGgatgataaattgccttttgCGTTAAGACAGTTACCTCTTGCTGGTTCTCAAGCCGTAGCTGATGAGCAGTTAAAGATGTTTCAGCAAATGGCGGCAGGTAGTGGCGGCGCACCGAAACGGAAAGAGCCTGATGGCGGTTGGGACGGTGATAGGATTAGCTACAAACATCCACATTGGCAGTAA
- the LOC110911175 gene encoding uncharacterized protein LOC110911175 isoform X3, with protein MYGRWEGELWFHRWHMWPVPSSSTPSVAAQNNSFVFDGRKINVGDCALFKPSHNSLPFVGRIRKLKLGKENNLSLCVNWLYRPADVKLKEGAPLEAAPNEVFYSFHKDEIPAASLLHPCKVTFLRKGVEFPPGISSFVCRRVYDIESECLWWLTDKNYINSFLTQKLQEEVDQLLDKTSIEMHGAVQTGGRSPKPINGPNGSAQLKPSSDNVQNSSSSISSHAKSKKREHGAHNSESVKRDRLSKVDDADSGQLRPERVLKSEIAKITDKGGLLDFGGVEKLIQLMRPDSTEKKLNLACRRMLVDVISGTDRFDYLNRFVQLRGLSVLDEWLQEIHKCKIGDGSPKENEKSVEDFLFSLLRALDRLPVNLHALQTCNVGKSVNHLRSHKNSEIQKKARSLVSTWKRRVEAEMNIIETKSSTSRGGSWPNKSMISEVSHVGPKGSTSQPSVIKSQRPKQSSGEVVVKSPTSLGSTKLSPSSSQSPNNSQSCSSDHGKTGTSSVSKISSSVSHSKNSSNGFHASTILGVQKGSPTKHTSERVSDVSLVDNGSNPRLIVRLPNTSRSPVQTASVESPGDSSTVSGKGSVPVPSEKQDLKVSRKIDSVSNVQNTNTAKGLVVCDEEHGKKDASFGSGSSSGITPKPGKLYEPSYSSINALVESCAKFSEASVPPSGGDVGGINLLASVAAGEMTRSDVSPACSPGSNSPVREDSSSVNVAKLRQTANDVGHSEDNISVANGSVGGDNSTQLVNMDTDVKPAGLIEDASVNATNMKPNSLSSLQEDKCVDDKPVKSTVGLGPGPPDAAAATVKTETQINEESASWSSSDMHADEKKLVHKRSTDDVDLAPKFEENDDNKAEHSARQNMDSGTSECAHENMENDGKTPVSEKSNDVTEPEPSCVEDRTVKLDFDLNEVLPSDDGVQGEAEKAALHTPSTLPSNNKNRSGLITVAAAAKGPFYPSESLSRGKPELGWKGSAATSAFRPAEPRKVDVPVPDNRTTKPVRPLFDFDLNVGAEDAGQSNAPSGLDLDLNASEEGPEVVQLSISRPRSFLPGGPNSSRDFDLNGPGVEEVGGESVSFSKNGMQFMSGVSNVRMNNMDIGSYSTWFPPNNTYPAMTIPSQRMLAPVASTSVNPEMFRGPVLSSSPAVAFSSSVPFQYSAFPFETNFSIPSMSNTFSSVSNAYVDSSSSGGGPICFPTIPSVGPNGVVSMPYRPYFMSLPGGGSSNVGPDGRKWGSQGQGQGLDLNAGPGGGSDDKLPFALRQLPLAGSQAVADEQLKMFQQMAAGSGGAPKRKEPDGGWDGDRISYKHPHWQ; from the exons ATGTATGGGCGGTGGGAAGGTGAGTTGTGGTTCCACCGGTGGCACATGTGGCCGGTCCCATCTTCCTCCACGCCGTCTGTAGCTGCTCAGAACAATTCATTCGTATTT GATGGTCGAAAGATTAATGTTGGCGACTGTGCTCTGTTCAAGCCATCCCACAATTCCCTTCCGTTTGTTGGAAGAATTCGTAAATTAAAATTAGGAAAAGAAAACAATTTAAGTCTTTGTGTGAACTGGCTTTACCGACCTGCAGACGTAAAGCTTAAAGAAGGTGCTCCGCTGGAAGCAGCACCAAACGAGGTTTTCTACTCTTTTCACAAGGATGAGATACCTGCTGCATCGTTACTCCACCCGTGTAAAGTCACATTTCTTCGTAAAGGTGTTGAATTTCCTCCAGGGATATCCTCATTTGTGTGCAGACGAGTGTATGATATTGAGAGCGAGTGTTTATGGTGGTTAACTGACAAAAACTATATTAAC TCTTTTTTAACACAGAAACTGCAAGAAGAAGTAGACCAGTTATTAGATAAGACGTCGATAGAAATGCATGGAGCAGTGCAGACCGGAGGTCGGTCTCCGAAACCTATAAATGGTCCGAATGGGTCCGCACAACTCAAACCTAGTTCTGATAATGTACAAAATAGTTCATCTTCCATTTCATCACATGCCAAGAGTAAGAAGAGAGAGCATGGTGCTCACAATTCAGAATCTGTCAAACGCGATCGTTTATCTAAAGTAGATGATGCCGATTCCGGTCAACTTAGACCAGAACGTGTATTAAAGTCCGAGATCGCTAAAATTACTGATAAAGGAGGGTTGTTAGATTTCGGTGGAGTTGAAAAACTAATACAGCTCATGCGACCTGATAGTACCGAGAAGAAACTAAACCTAGCTTGTCGGAGAATGCTTGTTGATGTAATATCGGGTACTGACCGATTCGATTACTTAAACCGGTTCGTTCAGCTACGGGGCTTGTCTGTTTTAGATGAATGGCTTCAAGAGATTCACAAGTGTAAAATCGGTGATGGTAGTCCTAAAGAGAACGAAAAATCCGTTGAGGATTTTCTCTTTTCGTTACTACGCGCACTCGACAGGTTGCCCGTGAATCTTCATGCTTTACAGACGTGTAATGTCGGGAAGTCTGTGAATCATTTACGTAGCCATAAAAATTCTGAAATTCAGAAGAAAGCTAGAAGTCTGGTCAGCACATGGAAGAGACGCGTAGAAGCCGAAATGAATATTATCGAAACAAAGTCTAGTACAAGTCGAGGTGGTTCTTGGCCAAACAAGTCGATGATTTCGGAAGTTTCTCATGTGGGTCCTAAGGGTTCTACTTCACAACCTTCTGTGATAAAATCTCAACGGCCAAAACAAAGCTCGGGTGAAGTTGTAGTCAAATCACCAACATCTCTGGGGTCCACAAAACTGTCACCGTCGTCCAGTCAATCTCCGAACAATAGTCAGTCGTGTTCTAGTGATCATGGGAAGACGGGGACGTCGAGCGTAAGTAAGATCTCGAGTAGCGTTTCTCATAGTAAAAACTCAAGCAACGGTTTTCATGCATCTACAATCCTGGGAGTTCAAAAGGGATCGCCAACGAAGCATACGTCAGAAAGAGTATCTGACGTGTCACTTGTAGATAACGGTAGCAACCCGAGGCTCATAGTGAGGTTGCCAAACACTAGTCGAAGTCCCGTACAAACTGCAAGTGTGGAATCACCTGGAGATTCGTCGACGGTATCTGGCAAGGGCTCGGTTCCAGTACCTTCCGAGAAGCAGGATCTGAAAGTAAGTAGAAAAATTGACTCCGTCAGCAACGTACAAAACACAAACACGGCTAAAGGACTGGTTGTCTGTGATGAAGAACATGGTAAGAAAGATGCATCGTTCGGCAGTGGTTCGTCATCAGGGATCACTCCAAAACCGGGGAAACTATACGAGCCATCTTATAGCTCGATAAACGCGTTGGTGGAGAGCTGTGCGAAGTTTTCTGAAGCTAGTGTGCCTCCATCGGGTGGTGATGTTGGTGGGATTAATCTTCTTGCCAGCGTGGCGGCTGGCGAAATGACGAGATCCGATGTGTCACCTGCGTGTTCTCCAGGTAGTAACTCGCCCGTACGTGAAGACTCCTCTTCTGTCAACGTTGCTAAGTTAAGACAAACGGCTAATGATGTAGGTCACAGTGAAGATAATATCAGTGTGGCTAATGGTTCTGTCGGTGGGGATAATAGTACACAATTGGTGAATATGGACACTGACGTAAAGCCTGCGGGTTTGATAGAAGATGCTTCCGTGAATGCTACGAATATGAAACCGAACAGTTTAAGTTCATTACAGGAAGACAAGTGTGTTGATGATAAACCGGTTAAAAGCACCGTGGGTCTGGGTCCGGGTCCACCTGATGCAGCTGCTGCAACTGTAAAAACCGAAACACAGATAAACGAAGAATCGGCTTCTTGGTCGTCTTCAGATATGCATGCGGATGAGAAGAAATTGGTGCACAAACGGTCGACAGATGATGTTGATTTAGCACCAAAGTTTGAAGAGAATGATGACAATAAAGCCGAGCATAGTGCAAGACAAAATATGGATTCTGGCACTAGTGAATGCGCCCATGAGAATATGGAAAACGACGGAAAGACCCCTGTGTCTGAAAAATCTAATGATGTAACCGAGCCCGAGCCCAGTTGTGTTGAAGATCGTACAGTAAAGTTGGACTTTGATCTGAATGAAGTTCTTCCTAGTGATGATGGGGTACAAGGCGAGGCTGAAAAGGCTGCTCTTCATACACCTAGCACGTTACCTTCCAACAATAAAAATCGGTCTGGTTTGATTACAGTAGCTGCCGCTGCCAAAGGACCGTTTTACCCTTCCGAGAGTCTTTCCCGAGGTAAGCCCGAGCTTGGGTGGAAAGGTTCCGCTGCGACCAGTGCGTTCCGTCCAGCAGAACCACGAAAGGTTGACGTTCCAGTTCCTGATAACCGTACAACTAAACCGGTTCGCCCTCTTTTTGACTTTGATCTGAACGTTGGAGCCGAAGATGCTGGTCAAAGCAATGCACCGTCAGGACTGGATCTTGATCTAAACGCATCTGAGGAGGGTCCGGAGGTTGTCCAGCTGTCGATAAGTAGACCGAGGTCATTTCTACCTGGCGGGCCGAATTCTTCACGGGACTTTGACCTGAACGGGCCTGGTGTGGAAGAAGTCGGTGGCGAATCGGTATCGTTTTCCAAAAACGGTATGCAGTTTATGTCCGGTGTTTCTAATGTCAGAATGAATAATATGGATATTGGAAGCTACTCAACGTGGTTTCCACCGAACAATACCTACCCAGCGATGACCATCCCGTCTCAACGAATGTTGGCTCCTGTCGCCAGCACGTCAGTTAATCCCGAAATGTTCAGGGGTCCTGTCTTGTCATCATCTCCCGCAGTTGCGTTTTCGTCCAGTGTACCGTTTCAGTATTCAGCTTTCCCATTCGAGACCAATTTCTCAATACCGTCAATGTCGAATACGTTTTCTTCGGTTTCAAATGCTTATGTGGATTCTTCATCGTCTGGTGGTGGGCCGATTTGTTTTCCGACTATTCCTTCGGTGGGACCTAACGGTGTGGTGTCAATGCCGTATAGGCCGTACTTTATGAGTCTACCTGGCGGCGGTTCGAGTAATGTTGGTCCTGACGGTAGAAAGTGGGGTAGccaaggtcaaggtcaaggtcTAGATCTAAATGCAGGTCCTGGAGGCGGTTCGgatgataaattgccttttgCGTTAAGACAGTTACCTCTTGCTGGTTCTCAAGCCGTAGCTGATGAGCAGTTAAAGATGTTTCAGCAAATGGCGGCAGGTAGTGGCGGCGCACCGAAACGGAAAGAGCCTGATGGCGGTTGGGACGGTGATAGGATTAGCTACAAACATCCACATTGGCAGTAA